The following proteins are encoded in a genomic region of Ferrimicrobium sp.:
- a CDS encoding phosphoglycerate kinase, whose product MTPSAIPSIDDLTLSPGRRVLLRADLNVPLRSGPDGTQVVTDQFRIEAALPTIERLRASGAEVVVCSHLGRPKGYDPTLTMEPVRAIIAAHFPEVEVLENLRFDPREEANDPVFAAQLANGFDAYVNDAFGVSHRRHASIVGVPPLLESAGGITLLEEVKHLTLLLEMPARPYVAVLGGAKVSDKLGLLNALVQQVDTLLVGGGMCFTFLAAEGLEVGDSLVEEQMIDQCQHLLATGKVVLPVDVMGLATSDSFGPNGGASEAQRFGLGVPAGYRGLDIGAATVERFSEVLVGARSILWNGPMGVFEDPRFRSGTDGVAAAIGRSDAYSVVGGGDSVAALHQAGLAHNVSHLSTGGGATLEYLEHGDLVGLAALRHSREP is encoded by the coding sequence GTGACGCCATCGGCGATTCCAAGTATCGATGATCTGACGTTGAGCCCTGGGCGGCGGGTGCTGTTGCGCGCGGACTTGAATGTCCCGCTTCGTAGTGGACCTGATGGCACCCAAGTGGTCACCGATCAGTTTCGTATCGAGGCCGCCCTCCCAACGATCGAACGGTTGCGGGCATCCGGTGCGGAGGTGGTGGTGTGCTCCCATCTTGGAAGACCCAAGGGTTACGACCCGACGCTCACGATGGAGCCCGTGCGCGCGATTATCGCGGCCCACTTTCCAGAGGTCGAGGTATTAGAGAACTTGCGCTTTGATCCAAGGGAGGAGGCGAATGATCCCGTGTTCGCGGCTCAGCTCGCCAACGGATTCGATGCCTATGTCAACGATGCGTTCGGAGTCTCTCACCGACGTCATGCCTCGATCGTCGGGGTCCCACCATTGCTGGAGTCAGCCGGTGGTATCACCTTGCTGGAGGAGGTCAAGCATCTGACACTGTTGCTTGAGATGCCAGCACGTCCCTACGTGGCCGTGCTGGGTGGAGCAAAGGTCTCCGACAAGCTCGGTCTGCTCAATGCGCTGGTGCAACAGGTGGACACCCTGCTCGTTGGTGGCGGCATGTGTTTTACCTTTCTCGCTGCCGAGGGTCTTGAGGTCGGTGATTCCTTGGTCGAGGAACAGATGATTGATCAGTGCCAGCATCTGCTGGCAACGGGGAAAGTGGTGCTCCCCGTCGACGTCATGGGACTTGCGACGAGTGACAGTTTTGGACCGAATGGTGGAGCGAGCGAGGCGCAGCGCTTTGGACTCGGTGTGCCCGCAGGTTATCGAGGACTTGACATCGGCGCGGCGACGGTTGAGCGTTTTAGTGAAGTCCTGGTCGGGGCTCGTTCAATCCTCTGGAATGGGCCGATGGGGGTCTTTGAAGATCCCCGATTCCGATCGGGAACCGATGGAGTTGCCGCGGCGATCGGACGCTCTGATGCCTACAGTGTCGTCGGTGGTGGCGACTCAGTCGCCGCACTGCATCAGGCAGGGTTGGCCCACAACGTATCGCATCTGTCCACCGGCGGTGGGGCGACACTCGAGTATCTTGAACACGGAGACCTGGTAGGGTTGGCCGCCTTACGCCATTCAAGGGAGCCTTGA
- the gap gene encoding type I glyceraldehyde-3-phosphate dehydrogenase: protein MAYRVAINGFGRIGRSFVRAVVAGNQPVEIVAINDLTSPSVNAHLLAHDSTQGRFPGEVRLDGGDLVAGDQRMRVLSERDPAALPWGDLGVDCVIESTGIFTDGERAAAHLRAGAKRVVISAPATNVDGTFVMGVNDAQYDPERHKIISNASCTTNCFVPMIKVLEDSFGVNQGLMTTVHAYTNDQNLLDLPHTDLRRARAAAVNIVPTSTGAARATSLVIPAMQGRLDGVAIRVPVADGSLTDVTAVVRGSCTAEEVNRAFHEAARHGDLANVLVYSEEPLVSTDIVGSPASCTFDSLLTKVLDLGNDTSLVKIFGWYDNEWGYSSRLVDLAMLVGKGIGSL, encoded by the coding sequence ATGGCATATCGTGTAGCAATTAATGGTTTTGGACGGATCGGGCGTAGCTTTGTCAGGGCGGTGGTGGCCGGCAATCAACCCGTTGAGATTGTAGCGATCAATGACCTCACTTCGCCGAGTGTGAACGCGCACCTGTTGGCTCACGACTCTACGCAAGGGCGTTTCCCTGGGGAGGTACGCCTCGACGGTGGCGATCTAGTCGCTGGCGATCAGCGAATGCGGGTGCTCAGCGAACGTGACCCCGCCGCGCTTCCGTGGGGAGATCTTGGCGTCGATTGCGTGATTGAGTCGACGGGCATCTTCACCGACGGTGAGCGTGCTGCCGCTCACCTTCGTGCGGGCGCCAAGCGGGTGGTGATCTCTGCACCGGCCACCAACGTGGACGGAACCTTTGTGATGGGTGTCAATGACGCCCAATATGATCCAGAGCGGCACAAGATCATCTCCAACGCCTCGTGCACGACGAACTGCTTCGTGCCGATGATCAAGGTACTAGAGGACTCCTTTGGGGTGAATCAAGGCCTGATGACGACGGTCCACGCCTATACCAACGATCAGAACTTGTTGGACCTACCGCATACGGATCTTCGGCGGGCGAGAGCCGCTGCGGTGAACATCGTTCCAACGTCGACTGGCGCGGCCCGGGCGACGTCACTGGTGATACCGGCGATGCAAGGACGGCTCGATGGGGTCGCGATTCGTGTCCCCGTCGCTGACGGTTCGCTTACCGACGTGACGGCGGTGGTGCGTGGCTCCTGCACGGCGGAGGAGGTGAACCGTGCGTTCCACGAGGCGGCACGCCATGGGGACCTCGCCAACGTGCTGGTCTACTCAGAGGAGCCCCTTGTGTCTACCGATATCGTCGGTTCACCCGCTTCATGTACCTTCGATTCGTTGCTCACTAAGGTGCTTGACCTTGGGAATGATACGAGCTTGGTAAAGATTTTTGGCTGGTATGACAACGAGTGGGGTTATTCATCGCGCTTGGTTGATCTCGCCATGCTGGTAGGGAAAGGTATTGGTAGCCTGTGA
- the yvcK gene encoding uridine diphosphate-N-acetylglucosamine-binding protein YvcK, which yields MRAVALGGGHGLAASLEALRMIADEVTAIVGVADNGGSSGRLRQLWRDCPALGDARLTVSNLVGVDSGLGELLEYRFQTGELAGHALGNLVLFGLLEKTGSLDAALQYLGSLGNLHERVLPASNAALELRGVDRAGQPLLGQLAVHWSPSVARVWVVPEVPPLAEVTKELMMADLVVLGPGSLYTSVLATALAPGLLAALEETRAVVVFVANLAPQEAETRDYDEEMTVHALLDHGIRPDVVLVHRARTPDAAPMDLARDGVMHVWEGPLSDDGVGHAPLLLAQALDWAAHLQR from the coding sequence ATGCGTGCCGTGGCGCTGGGAGGAGGCCATGGTCTGGCGGCCTCGCTGGAGGCCCTGCGTATGATCGCCGACGAGGTGACGGCCATCGTTGGGGTCGCTGACAACGGTGGTTCAAGTGGCCGATTGCGGCAGCTTTGGCGCGACTGTCCGGCGCTTGGCGATGCGCGCCTAACTGTTTCAAACCTCGTAGGGGTCGATTCAGGACTCGGTGAGCTCCTAGAGTACCGGTTCCAAACGGGCGAACTGGCTGGCCACGCGCTTGGCAACTTGGTCCTCTTTGGTCTTCTCGAGAAAACCGGCAGTCTCGATGCGGCGCTCCAATATCTTGGATCACTCGGCAATCTGCATGAACGAGTACTGCCTGCAAGCAATGCAGCGCTCGAGCTTCGTGGCGTAGATCGAGCTGGTCAGCCGTTGCTGGGACAACTCGCCGTCCATTGGTCTCCGTCGGTTGCGCGGGTCTGGGTGGTCCCGGAGGTCCCTCCGCTCGCGGAGGTGACCAAGGAGCTGATGATGGCCGATCTGGTCGTGCTCGGCCCGGGGTCACTCTACACCAGTGTGTTGGCGACTGCGCTAGCTCCAGGGCTTCTAGCTGCTCTCGAAGAGACGCGAGCGGTTGTGGTCTTTGTCGCGAACCTCGCTCCTCAAGAGGCTGAGACGCGTGACTATGATGAGGAGATGACCGTCCACGCCCTGTTGGATCACGGCATCCGTCCGGATGTGGTCCTTGTCCACCGTGCTCGGACTCCGGACGCCGCTCCGATGGACCTCGCTCGAGACGGTGTGATGCACGTGTGGGAGGGGCCGCTCAGCGATGATGGGGTGGGGCATGCTCCGCTTTTGCTAGCGCAAGCCCTCGATTGGGCCGCCCACCTCCAGCGCTGA
- the rapZ gene encoding RNase adapter RapZ: MSQLVVVAGMSGAGRSTAGAALEDAGWFVIDNLPLSLISKVVELGTQGSIEKLALVLGYPSNNNFDQLVELIDELKAAPIAVHVIFLEARDDVLISRFEGTKRRHPMAAEGLAPAIALERVALAKVRNLADVIVETSNLSVHDLRAQTLELADPTALRQRLQVQVTSFGYKYGIPLDADLVFDARFLPNPYWYSQLRAKSGLDEEVRTFVLAQPDTEPFLEHLWPLIEFLLPRFVTEGKAYLNVAIGCTGGRHRSVVVADVVARRIGQAGFPVLLSHRDLEHSE; this comes from the coding sequence ATGAGTCAGCTTGTCGTCGTCGCTGGGATGTCGGGAGCCGGGCGCTCCACTGCTGGTGCCGCACTCGAGGATGCGGGATGGTTCGTCATCGATAATCTTCCGTTGTCGCTGATCTCGAAGGTCGTTGAACTGGGGACACAAGGGAGTATCGAGAAACTAGCGTTGGTGCTCGGGTACCCCTCGAACAACAACTTTGATCAGCTGGTTGAGCTTATCGACGAGCTCAAGGCCGCCCCGATTGCTGTCCATGTGATTTTTCTTGAGGCACGGGATGATGTGCTGATCTCGCGATTTGAGGGGACGAAACGACGGCATCCGATGGCCGCGGAAGGACTCGCACCGGCGATCGCGCTCGAGCGAGTAGCGCTTGCAAAGGTGCGGAATCTTGCTGATGTCATTGTCGAAACCTCCAACCTCAGTGTGCACGACCTCCGTGCGCAGACGTTGGAGCTCGCTGACCCCACGGCCCTTCGTCAGCGGTTGCAGGTCCAAGTGACCTCCTTTGGCTACAAGTATGGAATCCCACTGGACGCCGATTTGGTGTTTGACGCTCGCTTTCTTCCTAATCCCTACTGGTATTCGCAGCTGCGAGCGAAATCCGGCCTGGATGAGGAGGTGCGCACGTTTGTGCTGGCACAGCCGGATACGGAACCCTTTCTTGAGCACCTTTGGCCGCTTATCGAGTTCCTGCTCCCGCGTTTCGTGACGGAGGGCAAGGCCTACCTCAACGTGGCTATTGGCTGCACCGGAGGGCGCCATCGCTCGGTTGTCGTCGCCGATGTGGTGGCTCGACGTATTGGGCAAGCCGGCTTTCCTGTGTTGCTCTCGCATCGGGATTTGGAGCACAGCGAGTAA
- a CDS encoding class I SAM-dependent methyltransferase, with protein MDLEAFRSLPEWPMILRDSWETNAGWWQAGFTEGSDVEYEEQIKPIVRVGLGGAHRILDLGGGDGQLARVLAADGASTVVLDSSAAQLQTAHHRGSSVVLATGAALPFRDGSFDGVLICLVLEHVVELDEVLAEVARVLEPGGRFLLMLNHPILQTPGSGFIDDVDLGEQYWRLGPYLREDIQMEEVDAQIFVPFVHRPLSRYLNGASARGLMLVRMEEPPPPPGFVARAEEYLQVQEYPRLLVLHFERRP; from the coding sequence GTGGATCTCGAAGCGTTTCGTTCGCTGCCGGAGTGGCCAATGATCTTGCGTGACTCGTGGGAGACCAATGCAGGTTGGTGGCAGGCAGGATTTACAGAGGGAAGTGACGTCGAGTACGAGGAACAGATCAAGCCGATCGTTCGTGTCGGTCTCGGCGGTGCTCATCGTATCCTCGATCTCGGTGGAGGTGACGGGCAGTTGGCTCGGGTTCTCGCCGCGGATGGCGCAAGTACCGTGGTGCTCGATAGTTCTGCAGCCCAGCTACAGACGGCGCATCATCGAGGCTCCTCTGTGGTGCTAGCGACCGGTGCAGCGTTGCCATTTCGCGATGGCAGTTTCGACGGCGTACTCATCTGTTTGGTGCTCGAGCATGTGGTGGAACTCGATGAGGTTCTCGCTGAGGTAGCTCGAGTGCTCGAACCAGGTGGCCGGTTCCTGCTGATGCTCAATCATCCGATTTTGCAGACACCGGGCTCGGGTTTCATCGATGATGTCGATCTCGGCGAGCAGTATTGGCGTCTTGGCCCTTATCTGCGAGAAGACATCCAGATGGAGGAGGTCGATGCCCAGATTTTTGTCCCCTTTGTGCATCGACCACTCTCTCGCTACCTCAATGGAGCCAGTGCGCGAGGTTTGATGCTGGTGAGGATGGAGGAGCCGCCACCGCCCCCCGGGTTCGTTGCGAGAGCCGAAGAGTATCTCCAAGTCCAGGAGTATCCGCGGCTCCTGGTGCTCCACTTTGAGCGACGCCCATGA
- the uvrC gene encoding excinuclease ABC subunit UvrC: protein MIERLEKSSIPDQPGSYQFRDAEGRVIYVGKAKSLRSRVSSYFVNPQSLTGKTRAMLAVAESVTWITVATDAEAFMLEYSLIKEHRPRYNIRLRDDKSYPMIAVTTNEEWPRAMLVRGARRPKVRYFGPYVSSGAARETLELLLRALPLRSCSPAKLARHTRDGRPCLYYHIGRCAGPCIGAVTHAEYSDMVERVSQFLGGQGAQLAEGITAKMRQAAADLEFEQAARFRDQLQAITSVLERQEMVISRDGDLDVFGFNADELEVSLQALRVRAGRVVGTNGIVVDLVEDFTEAEMLTRVIELYYAEKAFDYPSRVILPAPIADQERLERLLSELAGRRVVCSTGRRGRPRALVATATENARQEFRRHRMHRATDHNARAEALVDLRERLGLREAPLRIECYDMSHLQGTNYVGSMVVMEDGLMKNRDYRHFSVSIPKNDDFAAMEEVLRRRLARLVAEEPETLDRSRRFAYRPNLILLDGGAGQLSVGSKVFAELGLSETIELASLAKSFEEVYRPELSEPLRLPRGSQALYLLQTLRDESHRFAITYHRRRRTITAEQSILDQIPGLGPKRRARLLEHYGSVFEIAQASPADLVATRIVPEAVATQLLEQLTKVYGTKSSSSEE from the coding sequence GTGATTGAGCGCCTCGAAAAGTCCTCCATCCCTGACCAACCCGGCTCCTATCAGTTCCGAGATGCCGAAGGCAGGGTGATCTATGTTGGCAAGGCTAAGTCCCTCCGCTCCCGTGTTTCGAGTTATTTTGTTAACCCACAGAGCCTGACGGGTAAAACGCGAGCGATGTTAGCGGTGGCGGAGTCGGTCACCTGGATCACGGTGGCGACTGACGCCGAGGCGTTCATGCTCGAGTACTCGCTCATCAAGGAGCACCGACCGCGCTATAACATCAGATTGCGCGATGACAAGAGTTATCCGATGATTGCGGTCACCACAAATGAGGAGTGGCCGCGGGCAATGCTTGTGCGTGGAGCCCGCCGCCCAAAGGTGCGCTATTTTGGCCCCTATGTGAGTTCAGGTGCCGCCAGAGAGACCCTTGAACTGCTGCTGCGAGCGTTGCCACTGCGAAGCTGCTCACCCGCTAAGTTAGCTCGCCACACACGTGACGGGCGTCCTTGTCTGTATTATCACATCGGTCGCTGCGCTGGCCCGTGTATTGGTGCGGTGACGCACGCGGAGTACAGCGATATGGTGGAGAGGGTCTCCCAGTTTCTTGGGGGGCAAGGGGCACAGCTTGCCGAGGGGATCACGGCCAAGATGCGGCAAGCCGCTGCGGACCTTGAATTTGAACAGGCGGCACGATTCCGAGACCAGCTGCAGGCGATCACGAGTGTCCTCGAGCGACAGGAGATGGTCATCAGTCGCGATGGTGACCTCGATGTTTTTGGATTCAACGCCGATGAACTCGAGGTCAGTCTTCAGGCGCTACGGGTTCGTGCTGGTCGCGTCGTTGGCACCAACGGTATCGTCGTCGATCTGGTAGAGGACTTCACTGAAGCGGAGATGCTCACGCGGGTGATCGAGCTTTACTATGCGGAGAAGGCCTTCGATTATCCGTCGCGAGTGATCCTCCCGGCCCCCATCGCTGACCAAGAGCGACTTGAGCGTCTCTTGAGTGAGCTTGCCGGTAGGAGAGTGGTGTGTAGTACCGGTAGGCGGGGTCGGCCCCGCGCCCTTGTGGCGACGGCGACGGAGAATGCACGTCAGGAGTTCCGACGACACCGCATGCATCGGGCGACGGACCATAACGCCCGTGCCGAGGCGCTCGTCGATCTACGGGAGCGACTTGGCCTCCGCGAAGCACCGCTACGTATCGAGTGCTATGACATGAGTCATCTGCAGGGCACCAACTATGTCGGCTCGATGGTGGTGATGGAGGATGGGCTCATGAAAAATCGGGACTACCGTCATTTCAGCGTCTCCATTCCAAAGAACGATGACTTCGCCGCTATGGAGGAGGTCTTGCGTCGGCGCCTGGCAAGACTGGTCGCAGAGGAGCCCGAGACACTCGATCGGAGTAGGCGTTTCGCCTATCGGCCGAACCTGATCCTACTCGATGGTGGTGCTGGCCAGCTGTCCGTTGGCAGCAAAGTCTTCGCAGAGCTCGGTTTGAGTGAGACGATCGAGCTTGCCTCGCTGGCCAAGAGTTTTGAGGAGGTCTATCGTCCCGAGTTGAGTGAGCCCCTGCGTCTGCCGCGCGGCAGTCAGGCACTGTACCTGTTGCAGACACTTCGGGACGAGTCGCACCGCTTTGCGATTACCTATCATCGACGCCGACGCACGATCACCGCCGAACAGTCGATTCTTGACCAAATACCTGGTCTTGGGCCAAAACGCAGAGCCAGGCTGTTGGAGCACTATGGCTCGGTCTTTGAGATCGCGCAAGCCTCGCCGGCGGATCTTGTCGCGACCAGAATCGTCCCCGAGGCGGTGGCCACGCAACTTCTTGAGCAACTGACTAAAGTCTACGGTACGAAGAGCAGCTCAAGCGAGGAGTAA